A window from bacterium encodes these proteins:
- the trpA gene encoding tryptophan synthase subunit alpha has translation MNRIDEKFKRLKKKEEKALIAYFTAGLPSTAGTVDIIKKAEQSGVDIIEIGIPFSDPIADGPIIQYASHLSLEKGTNTDNVFEICRELKNSVDIPYLLMTYYNPVYRYGIEKFVGRCAETGVSGLIIPDLPFEEGKEIREILKKRDIYLINFLTPFTPERRAEKIVKASDGFIYFITSAGVTGPREDFSKEMWEGLSVIRRVSDIPVAAGFGISSVQQVKKLKEKIDGVIIGSFFVKKVIDGKIKELWKEIKAIKKVLS, from the coding sequence ATGAACAGGATAGATGAAAAATTTAAGAGGTTAAAGAAAAAAGAAGAGAAGGCATTGATTGCATATTTTACTGCCGGTTTGCCTTCTACTGCTGGTACGGTTGATATAATTAAAAAGGCAGAGCAGTCAGGTGTGGATATTATAGAGATTGGGATTCCTTTTTCAGACCCGATTGCAGATGGACCTATTATACAGTATGCCTCACATCTTTCACTTGAAAAAGGAACAAATACAGATAATGTATTTGAGATATGCAGAGAACTGAAAAATTCAGTAGATATACCATATCTCCTTATGACATATTACAATCCTGTTTACAGATACGGGATAGAAAAATTTGTAGGAAGATGTGCAGAGACAGGTGTATCCGGTCTTATTATTCCTGACCTTCCATTTGAAGAGGGTAAGGAGATAAGGGAAATACTGAAGAAGAGAGACATATATCTTATTAACTTCCTTACTCCTTTTACACCAGAAAGGCGGGCAGAAAAAATTGTAAAGGCATCAGATGGATTTATATATTTTATTACATCAGCAGGTGTTACAGGACCGAGGGAAGATTTTTCAAAAGAAATGTGGGAAGGATTGTCAGTAATAAGAAGAGTGTCAGATATTCCTGTAGCAGCAGGTTTTGGAATATCAAGTGTCCAGCAGGTAAAAAAATTAAAGGAAAAGATAGACGGGGTGATTATAGGAAGTTTTTTTGTAAAAAAGGTAATAGATGGTAAAATAAAAGAACTATGGAAAGAAATAAAAGCAATAAAAAAGGTTTTAAGTTAA
- a CDS encoding homoserine dehydrogenase, which translates to MDKKAVNIGIIGCGTVGSAVVETLLKTRNSLKQKTGVDFIISRVCDKDIKKRSLLPSLFTSNPEDIVNAPDIDIVVELIGGTDIAFDIIKRVLNKGKSVVTANKAVISERGRELFNLAEEKRVHIGFEASVAGAIPVIKTIRESFVGNNILKIFGILNGTTNYILTEMFHNSLNFTTALSMAKQRGYAEADPSLDIKGIDTAHKISILSTLAFRKYIHWKDIYVEGIETIEPIDINFTAEFGYRIKLLAVAKKEENKLDIRVHPALLPSKHLLSFVDGVYNGVYLEGDMFGRSLLYGEGAGGIAASSAVISDIVDIGKKLIHNNLPYKTIASEDKTMQLLSVEDVQTRYYFRFTALDRPGVLAGIARVLGENNISIASVIQKEESPEKAVPILMLTHRAKESFVRKAIKKIDKLPFIKSPTVIIRLEE; encoded by the coding sequence ATGGATAAAAAGGCCGTTAATATTGGAATTATTGGATGTGGAACTGTTGGAAGTGCGGTTGTAGAAACCCTTCTTAAAACAAGAAACTCCCTTAAGCAAAAAACAGGAGTTGATTTTATAATTTCAAGGGTTTGTGATAAAGACATTAAAAAGAGAAGTTTACTCCCTTCACTATTCACTTCAAATCCAGAGGATATTGTAAATGCACCTGATATAGATATAGTTGTGGAACTTATAGGCGGAACAGATATTGCCTTTGATATAATCAAAAGGGTACTGAATAAAGGTAAGTCAGTTGTTACAGCAAACAAAGCAGTTATTTCAGAAAGAGGTAGAGAACTATTTAACCTTGCAGAAGAAAAGAGGGTTCATATTGGATTTGAAGCAAGTGTTGCAGGAGCCATACCTGTTATAAAGACAATAAGAGAGAGTTTTGTTGGAAATAACATCCTGAAAATCTTCGGAATACTTAATGGTACTACAAACTATATACTTACAGAGATGTTCCATAATTCTTTAAATTTTACTACTGCCCTATCAATGGCTAAACAACGTGGTTATGCTGAAGCAGACCCTTCCCTTGATATAAAGGGAATTGATACCGCACATAAAATCTCTATACTTTCAACACTTGCCTTCCGAAAATATATCCACTGGAAGGATATTTATGTGGAGGGGATTGAGACAATTGAACCAATAGATATAAATTTTACTGCAGAATTTGGATACAGGATTAAACTTCTTGCTGTTGCAAAAAAGGAAGAGAACAAACTTGATATACGGGTTCATCCCGCACTACTACCTTCAAAACACCTGCTCTCTTTTGTAGATGGTGTTTATAATGGTGTTTATCTTGAAGGAGATATGTTTGGGAGGTCACTGCTTTATGGTGAAGGGGCTGGTGGAATTGCTGCTTCCAGTGCAGTTATCTCTGATATTGTTGATATCGGGAAGAAACTTATACACAATAATCTTCCTTATAAGACCATTGCTTCAGAAGATAAAACAATGCAATTGCTTTCTGTAGAGGATGTCCAGACAAGGTATTACTTTAGATTTACTGCTCTTGACAGACCCGGGGTCTTAGCGGGTATCGCAAGGGTATTAGGAGAAAATAATATAAGTATCGCATCAGTTATTCAAAAAGAGGAAAGTCCTGAAAAGGCAGTTCCTATTCTTATGTTAACCCACAGAGCAAAAGAGTCGTTCGTAAGAAAGGCAATAAAAAAGATAGACAAACTTCCATTTATCAAAAGCCCGACTGTTATTATACGTCTTGAAGAGTAA
- a CDS encoding CsgG/HfaB family protein: MNRKVLIIAFSFIICSFFLRAEEVKTKVTTGGASAADIVSYQGPKARIAVGSFEVKAAKAYGRIGEGIQDMLIDALFKTNRFIVLEKAALADLQSEYELGESGWSSEAPTKGTFESADIILTGAITAFEPDYRGTGGGGVVIPLPLKIGGGLKVEKKEAYIAASIRLVDVKTRRVIKTGTVEGYSSKSSLGIIGGGLIGPVALGVGFENYKNTPMEKAVMIMLENAIKEIVDSVPAEYYRYTAEGKQVPSQGEKKTLGIVGGLDKFNPGGSVVWSEDFTKYGTGEVPEGWTLNKTSVEIAEYEGKKWIRFLNSGTIQKKVKVSSDYSLELTFFAPDTATSFSLKYGDMPECEITGNSLKIGGISGGTLNRDNIHTLAVSRKNNQVVFYLNGKRIYTTTPQGSLSENVVISTKGIDINQGQECILTDMRIAEYK; encoded by the coding sequence ATGAACCGAAAAGTCCTGATAATTGCATTCAGTTTTATTATTTGTTCATTCTTCCTCAGAGCAGAAGAAGTAAAGACAAAGGTCACAACAGGTGGGGCATCAGCTGCTGATATTGTTTCTTATCAGGGACCAAAGGCAAGGATTGCTGTAGGTAGTTTTGAAGTAAAGGCAGCCAAAGCGTATGGGAGGATTGGTGAGGGTATTCAGGATATGCTTATAGATGCACTTTTCAAGACAAACAGGTTTATCGTACTTGAAAAGGCGGCACTTGCAGACCTCCAAAGCGAATATGAATTGGGTGAGAGTGGATGGTCATCTGAAGCACCTACCAAAGGAACTTTTGAGTCAGCGGATATTATTCTTACAGGTGCTATTACTGCGTTTGAGCCGGACTATAGAGGAACAGGTGGTGGTGGAGTTGTTATTCCTCTTCCCTTAAAGATAGGTGGTGGGTTGAAAGTAGAGAAGAAAGAGGCATATATAGCAGCGAGTATTCGTCTTGTGGATGTTAAAACACGAAGGGTGATAAAAACAGGGACTGTTGAAGGGTATTCTTCAAAGTCAAGTTTAGGGATTATAGGTGGTGGTTTAATAGGTCCTGTGGCTCTCGGCGTAGGTTTTGAGAATTATAAGAACACTCCTATGGAGAAAGCAGTTATGATAATGCTTGAGAATGCGATAAAAGAGATAGTGGATAGTGTCCCTGCAGAATATTACAGATATACTGCTGAAGGTAAACAGGTTCCATCACAAGGAGAGAAAAAGACATTAGGTATAGTGGGTGGACTGGATAAATTCAATCCAGGTGGAAGTGTTGTGTGGTCAGAGGATTTTACAAAATATGGTACTGGAGAAGTGCCTGAGGGATGGACATTAAACAAGACATCTGTAGAAATTGCAGAGTATGAAGGTAAAAAATGGATAAGATTTTTAAATTCAGGTACCATACAAAAGAAAGTAAAAGTAAGTTCTGATTATTCACTTGAACTGACATTTTTTGCGCCTGATACTGCAACATCTTTCTCATTGAAATATGGAGATATGCCAGAGTGTGAGATAACTGGAAATTCCTTGAAGATAGGAGGTATTTCCGGTGGTACATTAAACAGGGACAATATCCATACACTTGCTGTTTCAAGGAAAAATAATCAGGTGGTTTTTTATCTCAATGGAAAAAGGATATATACAACAACACCACAGGGTAGTTTATCAGAAAATGTAGTTATCTCTACAAAAGGTATAGATATAAATCAAGGGCAGGAGTGTATTCTTACAGATATGAGGATAGCAGAATATAAATGA
- a CDS encoding TrpB-like pyridoxal phosphate-dependent enzyme yields MEDNIIVLSAKEMPQKWYNILPDLPVSLPPVIHPGTKQPIKPEDLAPIFPMALIQQEFSPERWIEIPDPVMDVYRLYRPTPLRRAKNFEKALKTKARIYFKDESVSPPGSHKPNTAVAQVYYNKAEGVKRIATETGAGQWGSALAFACRMFGLECTIYMVKVSYNQKPYRRLLCQVWGATMYPSPSDKTNYGRKVLAENPDSPGSLGIAISEAVEDAASREDTKYSLGSVLNHVLLHQTIVGLETKKQLEMIGEKPDVLIGCVGGGSNFGGLILPFIPDKLKGEKIKIIAVEPKACPTLTKGLYKYDFGDTACTTPLIKMFTLGHSFIPPGIHAGGLRYHGAAPIVCHLLKHKLIEAAAYHQKECFESAVLFARTEGFLPAPETSHAIRAVVEEAKDAPEGKVIVYNHSGHGYFDLSAYQSYFEGKLEDYEYPEEKIKQALSELPDIE; encoded by the coding sequence ATGGAAGACAACATAATTGTTTTATCAGCAAAGGAGATGCCACAGAAGTGGTATAATATTTTACCTGACCTGCCTGTATCCTTACCGCCTGTGATACATCCGGGAACAAAGCAACCAATTAAGCCAGAAGACCTTGCACCCATATTCCCTATGGCTCTTATACAGCAGGAGTTTTCTCCTGAAAGATGGATAGAAATCCCTGACCCTGTAATGGATGTTTACCGACTGTATCGTCCAACTCCTTTAAGAAGGGCAAAAAACTTTGAAAAGGCATTGAAGACAAAGGCAAGAATATACTTTAAAGATGAGTCAGTTTCTCCCCCGGGTTCACATAAGCCCAATACTGCGGTTGCTCAGGTATATTATAACAAAGCAGAAGGGGTAAAGAGGATTGCTACAGAAACAGGAGCAGGTCAGTGGGGTAGTGCACTTGCCTTTGCCTGCAGGATGTTTGGATTGGAATGTACGATATATATGGTAAAGGTATCATATAACCAGAAGCCATATAGAAGATTGCTATGTCAGGTGTGGGGTGCAACTATGTATCCTTCTCCATCCGATAAGACAAACTATGGAAGAAAGGTTCTTGCAGAAAATCCGGATTCTCCTGGCAGTTTAGGTATTGCTATATCAGAAGCAGTTGAAGATGCTGCTTCAAGAGAAGATACAAAGTATTCATTAGGAAGTGTCCTTAACCATGTACTTCTTCACCAGACCATTGTAGGACTTGAGACAAAAAAACAGTTGGAGATGATAGGGGAGAAACCTGATGTTCTTATTGGCTGTGTAGGTGGTGGTAGTAATTTTGGTGGTTTAATATTGCCCTTTATCCCTGATAAGTTAAAAGGAGAAAAAATAAAAATAATTGCAGTTGAACCAAAGGCATGTCCTACTCTTACAAAGGGGCTTTATAAATATGATTTTGGAGATACTGCCTGTACAACACCACTTATTAAGATGTTTACACTGGGACACAGTTTTATACCACCAGGTATCCATGCAGGTGGATTGAGATATCATGGAGCAGCACCTATTGTATGTCATCTTTTGAAACATAAACTTATAGAAGCGGCAGCATATCACCAGAAAGAGTGTTTTGAGTCAGCAGTTCTTTTTGCCAGAACTGAAGGGTTCTTACCAGCCCCTGAGACATCCCATGCTATAAGAGCGGTGGTAGAAGAAGCAAAGGATGCACCAGAAGGTAAGGTAATTGTTTACAATCACTCAGGGCATGGGTACTTTGACCTCTCTGCCTATCAGTCATATTTTGAGGGAAAACTTGAGGACTATGAATATCCTGAGGAAAAGATAAAACAGGCACTTTCAGAACTGCCTGATATAGAATAA
- a CDS encoding biotin--[acetyl-CoA-carboxylase] ligase, with product MEKQEECERIIIEGIPVYFFGNVISTMDLADTFLSEGKTGIVVAEQQEKGRGRYGRRWFSPRGGLYLSWILKEEHLYPLFLSEMLSLSIVKTLRYFGIDCKIKLPNDIITGGRKIAGILIVKKQGWYIAGIGVNLNNPVEDETHQVSVKDITGRQVDKKKVIEYFIKAFLHYRDEFYTDSSRPLKQWGEYLIK from the coding sequence ATGGAAAAACAAGAAGAATGTGAAAGGATAATAATAGAGGGTATCCCTGTATATTTTTTTGGTAATGTTATCTCAACTATGGATTTAGCGGATACTTTTTTAAGTGAAGGTAAGACAGGGATAGTTGTTGCAGAACAGCAGGAAAAGGGCAGGGGAAGATATGGAAGAAGGTGGTTTTCTCCGAGAGGGGGGCTTTATCTTTCATGGATTTTGAAAGAAGAGCATTTATATCCCCTTTTCCTTTCTGAAATGCTATCTTTAAGTATAGTGAAAACATTAAGATATTTTGGTATAGATTGCAAAATTAAACTTCCCAATGATATAATAACAGGAGGTAGAAAGATAGCAGGTATTCTTATTGTAAAAAAACAGGGCTGGTATATTGCAGGAATAGGAGTAAATCTGAACAACCCTGTTGAAGATGAAACACATCAGGTATCTGTAAAGGATATTACTGGTAGACAGGTGGATAAGAAAAAAGTAATTGAATATTTTATAAAGGCGTTTTTGCATTACAGAGATGAATTTTACACGGACTCCAGCAGACCTTTAAAACAATGGGGTGAATATCTTATAAAATGA
- a CDS encoding type III pantothenate kinase gives MREGIERKGLITVMETIGIEVGNSNVKIGLFYKERLVKVITFPTKDIECFKIPAFWNNRKPVLIGIASVVPQINTLLKEKFSIYKKKVFFITPSLCGIPLKIKNPDRVGVDRVLNCKAAIEFFNSDVVVIDIGTAITMDYASRKGFFGGVIIPGPFLWKGALTSTALIKDIKEVRAKIPGKDTSEAICSGIRYGIPGAINSIVSVYKKRYPSVKVVLTGGGSKEFNKGIEFDIMRKYLGLEGLGMVLYGMYGKTRRM, from the coding sequence ATGAGGGAAGGTATAGAAAGAAAAGGATTAATTACAGTGATGGAAACCATCGGCATTGAGGTTGGAAACAGTAATGTAAAGATAGGGCTTTTCTATAAAGAAAGATTGGTTAAGGTGATAACCTTCCCCACAAAAGATATTGAATGTTTTAAAATACCTGCTTTCTGGAACAATAGAAAACCTGTATTAATAGGGATTGCATCAGTCGTTCCACAGATAAACACGCTTTTGAAAGAGAAGTTCAGCATATACAAAAAAAAAGTTTTTTTTATCACCCCTTCTTTATGTGGAATACCTTTAAAAATTAAAAATCCTGATAGGGTAGGTGTGGACAGGGTATTAAACTGTAAAGCAGCGATAGAGTTTTTTAATTCTGATGTGGTTGTTATTGATATAGGTACTGCTATTACAATGGATTATGCCTCAAGAAAAGGTTTCTTTGGCGGGGTTATAATACCGGGACCTTTTCTCTGGAAGGGTGCATTGACTTCGACAGCACTGATAAAGGATATAAAGGAGGTAAGGGCAAAAATACCGGGGAAGGATACATCAGAGGCAATATGTAGCGGGATAAGATATGGGATACCGGGAGCAATAAACAGTATAGTTTCTGTTTATAAGAAAAGATACCCTTCTGTAAAGGTGGTTCTTACAGGTGGAGGGAGTAAGGAATTCAATAAAGGTATAGAGTTTGATATAATGAGGAAATATCTTGGTCTTGAAGGTCTCGGTATGGTGCTTTATGGAATGTATGGAAAAACAAGAAGAATGTGA
- the trpD gene encoding anthranilate phosphoribosyltransferase, which yields MEKVDIKDIFDILFERKALDEETSYGIFKMIMEEEISPVKTAAFLSLLRMKGEDPSEITGAAKLLRDKATKIIINKKISVCDTCGTGGDYSGTFNISTCAAIVGFSTGLTVAKHGNRSMTSSCGSADVLEAIGYKIEVEPSKSEAILNKYGFAFLFAPLYHKAMKNVSPIRKELGFKTIFNIIGPLCNPAGSDVQIMGVNDYKLLKIIPPVFQRLGIRGYIFHSEDGLDEISLTGKTYMSEVSTKGIREFEIYPQDFGFKKCNLSDLKGGDVKTNGEILLSIIKGKEKGAMRDVVLLNTAFLLNAAGTTKTVKEGIELSVSAIEKGICWKKINEVLEAVNR from the coding sequence ATGGAAAAAGTTGATATAAAAGATATATTTGATATATTGTTTGAAAGAAAGGCGCTGGACGAAGAGACAAGTTATGGTATTTTTAAGATGATTATGGAGGAAGAGATATCTCCTGTGAAGACTGCTGCTTTTCTTTCCCTCTTAAGGATGAAAGGCGAAGACCCGTCAGAGATTACAGGTGCTGCTAAACTTCTCCGTGACAAGGCAACGAAGATAATTATTAACAAAAAAATTTCTGTATGTGATACCTGTGGAACAGGTGGTGATTATTCAGGAACATTTAATATATCAACCTGTGCTGCAATAGTTGGTTTCTCTACAGGACTGACAGTTGCCAAGCATGGTAATCGTTCAATGACCAGCAGTTGTGGGAGTGCAGATGTTCTTGAAGCAATTGGATATAAGATTGAGGTAGAGCCATCAAAGAGTGAAGCGATTTTGAATAAATATGGGTTTGCCTTTCTCTTTGCCCCTTTGTACCATAAGGCAATGAAAAATGTTTCACCTATAAGAAAAGAACTCGGATTTAAAACAATCTTCAATATCATAGGACCTCTCTGTAATCCTGCTGGTTCTGATGTACAGATAATGGGCGTAAATGACTATAAACTCTTAAAGATTATACCTCCTGTTTTTCAACGGCTGGGAATAAGGGGCTATATATTTCACTCAGAAGATGGTCTTGATGAGATATCACTTACAGGAAAAACATATATGTCAGAAGTATCAACCAAAGGAATAAGAGAGTTTGAGATATATCCTCAGGACTTTGGATTTAAAAAATGTAACCTTTCTGACCTTAAAGGTGGGGATGTAAAAACGAATGGTGAAATTCTTTTAAGTATCATAAAAGGAAAAGAAAAAGGAGCAATGAGGGATGTTGTTCTCTTGAATACAGCATTTTTACTTAATGCTGCAGGGACTACAAAAACCGTTAAAGAGGGAATTGAACTTTCAGTAAGTGCTATAGAAAAGGGGATATGCTGGAAGAAGATTAATGAGGTTTTAGAGGCGGTGAATAGATGA
- the trpC gene encoding indole-3-glycerol phosphate synthase TrpC → MILKKIIEEKKRIIERQKEEGLEKKGRIRETISLKKRLQDGFGVIAEIKRASPSAGIIKEDIDVKEISLFYSRYGASGISVLTCEPFFKGKIEDIKKVREVVDIPILMKDFIIDPYQVYLGRMYGADVFLLILRILSDEIFLNLLKIGEDMKMEVLIEVHNEDEVKRALNLVQNWENKILGINNRDLDTLKTDISVTFNLIKLIPKDKIVAISESGIKSKEDVERLKDAGVKGILVGESLLKSIDIKEKLKEFLS, encoded by the coding sequence GTGATATTGAAAAAAATAATTGAGGAAAAGAAGAGAATTATAGAAAGACAAAAAGAAGAAGGATTAGAGAAAAAAGGCAGGATAAGAGAGACAATAAGTTTGAAGAAAAGATTACAGGATGGATTTGGTGTTATTGCTGAAATAAAAAGAGCATCTCCATCCGCAGGTATTATAAAAGAAGATATAGATGTAAAAGAGATATCTTTATTCTACAGCAGATATGGTGCTTCTGGTATATCGGTACTTACCTGTGAGCCATTCTTTAAGGGCAAGATAGAAGACATAAAAAAAGTGAGGGAAGTTGTTGATATCCCAATACTGATGAAGGATTTTATTATTGACCCTTATCAGGTATATCTGGGAAGGATGTACGGTGCAGATGTTTTTTTACTCATATTAAGAATTTTATCAGATGAAATTTTTTTAAATCTTTTAAAAATAGGTGAAGATATGAAGATGGAAGTGCTTATAGAGGTACATAATGAGGATGAAGTTAAAAGAGCGTTGAATCTGGTACAGAATTGGGAAAACAAGATTTTAGGGATAAACAATAGAGACCTTGATACATTAAAAACAGATATTTCTGTAACATTTAATTTGATTAAGTTAATTCCAAAAGATAAAATAGTTGCTATAAGTGAAAGTGGTATCAAAAGTAAAGAAGATGTAGAAAGATTGAAAGATGCAGGAGTGAAGGGTATTTTGGTAGGCGAGAGTTTGTTGAAAAGTATTGATATTAAAGAGAAACTAAAGGAGTTTCTGAGTTAA
- a CDS encoding phosphoribosylanthranilate isomerase produces the protein MHIKICGFTRRQDIYDAFSLGIKIIGLNFYNKSPRFISQEKAKEFLVDIYKDIKVIGVFVNPEEENLFQITEFLNLSGVQLHGDESPLLIEKFKKKFPEKIVIKALRVKDKRVLKESMKIYTPDFFLLDAYDSFIRGGTGKRIDISLLDGSYIPWGKVFLAGGITPDNVKEILNVFHPYGIDVASGVESAPGIKDKNKVEQLLKNIREMKYETA, from the coding sequence ATGCATATAAAAATATGTGGTTTTACCAGAAGACAGGATATATACGATGCTTTTTCTCTCGGTATTAAGATTATAGGACTGAATTTTTATAATAAAAGTCCAAGGTTTATATCACAGGAGAAAGCAAAAGAATTTCTTGTGGATATTTATAAGGATATTAAGGTTATTGGTGTATTTGTAAACCCTGAAGAAGAAAACCTTTTTCAAATAACAGAATTTTTAAATCTTTCTGGTGTGCAACTACATGGGGATGAGAGCCCGTTACTTATAGAAAAGTTTAAAAAGAAATTCCCAGAAAAGATAGTTATAAAAGCACTGCGAGTAAAAGATAAGAGAGTGCTGAAAGAAAGCATGAAGATATATACACCTGACTTTTTTCTCCTTGATGCATATGATAGTTTTATCCGTGGAGGTACAGGTAAAAGGATAGATATTTCTTTACTTGATGGGTCTTATATACCCTGGGGGAAGGTTTTTCTTGCAGGTGGTATCACACCGGATAATGTAAAGGAAATTCTTAATGTCTTTCATCCGTATGGAATAGATGTGGCTTCAGGTGTAGAGAGTGCGCCAGGTATAAAGGATAAAAACAAAGTAGAGCAATTGCTTAAAAATATAAGAGAGATGAAATATGAAACTGCCTGA
- the trpB gene encoding tryptophan synthase subunit beta, which translates to MKLPDMYGKYGIFGGRFAPETLIPALEELEREYRNISKDKGFRKELASLLSEYAGRPTPLYLAENFSRVIGCKIYLKREDLAFTGAHKINNTLGQVLLAKKMGKTRIIAETGAGQHGVATATASALFGMDCCVYMGEIDCERQKLNVYRMKLLGAEVIPVKSGSKTLKDAINEAMRDWIANFSNTHYVIGSVVGPHPYPQIVRDFQSVIGTETRKQILKKEKCLPDYLVACVGGGSNSIGLFYPFYKNKSVKFIGVEAGGDGIDTLKHSATLNRGSKGVLHGSFSYILQDRYGQINETHSVSAGLDYPGVGPEHAFYKETGRAIYVYATDKEALNGFHVLSETEGIIPALESAHAIGWLIKNKKRFKKNDTVVICLSGRGDKDVAGVAAIEGCM; encoded by the coding sequence ATGAAACTGCCTGATATGTACGGGAAGTATGGAATTTTTGGTGGAAGGTTTGCTCCTGAAACACTTATACCTGCACTTGAAGAATTAGAGAGAGAATACAGAAACATCTCAAAAGATAAAGGTTTTAGAAAAGAACTTGCATCTCTCCTTTCTGAATATGCGGGCCGTCCTACACCTCTTTATCTCGCTGAAAATTTTAGTAGAGTTATTGGCTGTAAAATATATCTAAAAAGGGAGGACCTTGCATTTACAGGGGCACATAAAATTAACAATACACTGGGACAGGTGCTTCTTGCTAAAAAGATGGGGAAAACCCGAATAATAGCAGAGACAGGGGCAGGGCAACATGGTGTAGCAACCGCAACTGCCTCTGCCCTTTTTGGTATGGACTGCTGTGTATATATGGGTGAGATTGACTGTGAGAGACAGAAACTGAATGTTTACAGAATGAAACTTTTAGGTGCAGAGGTTATACCGGTAAAGTCAGGCAGTAAAACACTTAAAGATGCAATCAATGAGGCAATGCGGGACTGGATAGCAAATTTTTCTAATACCCATTATGTTATTGGTTCTGTTGTTGGTCCACACCCATATCCTCAAATAGTGAGGGATTTTCAGTCAGTAATAGGTACAGAAACTAGAAAACAGATACTTAAAAAAGAAAAGTGTCTGCCTGACTATCTCGTTGCCTGTGTAGGTGGAGGAAGTAATAGTATTGGACTTTTCTATCCATTCTATAAAAATAAAAGTGTTAAATTTATAGGGGTGGAAGCAGGAGGGGATGGAATAGATACATTAAAACATTCAGCAACACTTAATAGAGGAAGCAAAGGAGTACTTCATGGTAGTTTTTCTTATATATTACAGGATAGATACGGACAGATAAACGAAACACATTCTGTTTCAGCAGGGCTTGATTATCCTGGGGTTGGACCAGAACATGCATTTTATAAAGAGACAGGAAGGGCTATCTATGTTTATGCTACAGATAAGGAAGCACTTAATGGTTTTCATGTTTTAAGTGAGACGGAAGGAATTATCCCTGCACTTGAGTCAGCACATGCAATTGGCTGGCTGATAAAGAATAAAAAGAGGTTTAAGAAAAATGATACTGTAGTAATATGTCTCTCAGGCAGAGGTGATAAGGATGTGGCTGGAGTTGCTGCAATAGAAGGTTGTATGTGA